A single region of the Salvelinus sp. IW2-2015 linkage group LG20, ASM291031v2, whole genome shotgun sequence genome encodes:
- the LOC111981500 gene encoding MICOS complex subunit MIC27 isoform X3, translating to MVPVVKLAAISAAMGMASFQVYAMSEDKTETVRLSPRELSIYAPDPPATHYMDEQPGDLQSGLGVVRVGLLPYVRAVKNAYTSVKVGAVTVYTAGHDTYEFLRDPPPGFFPRVSVITVSGLAGLILARKGPHLMMLGVPLGMATVGMAVCYPTQTVAVVKMTGQKMYAANQYTTSYVASTFKSKPKEVTPPTVSLEKQQAPPAPIPETEIPKAKPLPEAGSSEPVMPAVDEAPPSEPGCAPVPIEESVETAPVPSVETAPVPSVETAPVPSVETAPVPSVETAPVPSVETAPVPSVETAPVEEPAPAPPAEEIPPPAPVEEEAASAPPAAEEAVPAPVEEVAAPPPTAEETASAPVEEAAPPAPTEEPSVIVIVTDGKPKFAPDPKLVDLGQVSPEDEDLYNMRG from the exons ATGGTTCCA gtAGTGAAGCTGGCGGCGATCTCTGCAGCAATGGGAATGGCCTCGTTTCAAGTTTATGCCATGAGTGAGGACAAAACAGAAACRGTGCGGCTCTCCCCTAGAGAG TTGTCCATCTATGCTCCAGACCCTCCAGCAACACACTACATGGATGAGCAGCCTGGAGATCTGCAGAGTGGGCTGGGTGTGGTCCGAGTGGGGCTGCTGCCATATGTTAGAGCCGTTAAG AATGCTTATACCTCTGTCAAGGTTGGAGCTGTAACAGTCTATACTGCTGGACACG ATACATATGAGTTCCTGAGAGATCCTCCTCCTGGTTTCTTCCCGAGGGTCAGTGTGATCACAGTCTCTGGGTTAGCTGGTCTGATCCTGGCAAGGAAAG GGCCACATCTGATGATGTTGGGGGTTCCTCTGGGTATGGCCACTGTTGGGATGGCAGTGTGCTACCCCACTCAGACAGTGGCTGTTGTAAAG ATGACTGGGCAGAAGATGTATGCAGCCAACCAGTACACCACCTCATATGTGGCATCAACCTTTAAATCAAAGCCCAAAGAAGTAACTCCCCCAACTGTCAGTCTTGAG AAGCAGCAAGCCCCACCAGCTCCAATCCCTGAGACAGAAATACCTAAGGCAAAGCCCCTCCCTGAAGCTGGATCATCGGAACCAGTCATGCCTGCTGTTGACGAGGCTCCTCCCTCTGAACCTGGCTGTGCCCCAGTCCCCATAGAAGAGTCTGTTGAGACTGCCCCTGTGCCTTCTGTTGAGACTGCCCCTGTGCCTTCTGTTGAGACTGCCCCTGTGCCTTCTGTTGAGACGGCCCCTGTGCCTTCTGTTGAGACMGCCCCTGTGCCTTCTGTTGAGACMGCCCCTGTGCCTTCTGTTGAGACGGCCCCTGTCGAGGAGCCTGCCCCTGCACCTCCTGCTGAAGAGATTCCTCCACCTGCCCCTGTTGAGGAGGAAGCTGcttctgcaccccctgcagctgaAGAGGCTGTCCCTGCACCTGTAGAGGAGGTTGCTGCCCCACCTCCTACAGCTGAAGAGACGGCATCTGCTCCTGTTGAGGAGGCTGCTCCTCCAGCTCCAACAGAGGAGCCATCTGTGATTGTAATAGTAACTGATG GGAAACCCAAATTTGCACCCGACCCCAAGCTAGTTGACCTGGGCCAGGTCAGCCCTGAGGATGAAGACCTGTACAACATGCGTGGATGA
- the LOC111981500 gene encoding MICOS complex subunit MIC27 isoform X1: MFSLSLNWDSKVVKLAAISAAMGMASFQVYAMSEDKTETVRLSPRELSIYAPDPPATHYMDEQPGDLQSGLGVVRVGLLPYVRAVKNAYTSVKVGAVTVYTAGHDTYEFLRDPPPGFFPRVSVITVSGLAGLILARKGPHLMMLGVPLGMATVGMAVCYPTQTVAVVKMTGQKMYAANQYTTSYVASTFKSKPKEVTPPTVSLEKQQAPPAPIPETEIPKAKPLPEAGSSEPVMPAVDEAPPSEPGCAPVPIEESVETAPVPSVETAPVPSVETAPVPSVETAPVPSVETAPVPSVETAPVPSVETAPVEEPAPAPPAEEIPPPAPVEEEAASAPPAAEEAVPAPVEEVAAPPPTAEETASAPVEEAAPPAPTEEPSVIVIVTDGKPKFAPDPKLVDLGQVSPEDEDLYNMRG, from the exons ATGTTTTCCTTGAGTTTGAACTGGGACTCTAAG gtAGTGAAGCTGGCGGCGATCTCTGCAGCAATGGGAATGGCCTCGTTTCAAGTTTATGCCATGAGTGAGGACAAAACAGAAACRGTGCGGCTCTCCCCTAGAGAG TTGTCCATCTATGCTCCAGACCCTCCAGCAACACACTACATGGATGAGCAGCCTGGAGATCTGCAGAGTGGGCTGGGTGTGGTCCGAGTGGGGCTGCTGCCATATGTTAGAGCCGTTAAG AATGCTTATACCTCTGTCAAGGTTGGAGCTGTAACAGTCTATACTGCTGGACACG ATACATATGAGTTCCTGAGAGATCCTCCTCCTGGTTTCTTCCCGAGGGTCAGTGTGATCACAGTCTCTGGGTTAGCTGGTCTGATCCTGGCAAGGAAAG GGCCACATCTGATGATGTTGGGGGTTCCTCTGGGTATGGCCACTGTTGGGATGGCAGTGTGCTACCCCACTCAGACAGTGGCTGTTGTAAAG ATGACTGGGCAGAAGATGTATGCAGCCAACCAGTACACCACCTCATATGTGGCATCAACCTTTAAATCAAAGCCCAAAGAAGTAACTCCCCCAACTGTCAGTCTTGAG AAGCAGCAAGCCCCACCAGCTCCAATCCCTGAGACAGAAATACCTAAGGCAAAGCCCCTCCCTGAAGCTGGATCATCGGAACCAGTCATGCCTGCTGTTGACGAGGCTCCTCCCTCTGAACCTGGCTGTGCCCCAGTCCCCATAGAAGAGTCTGTTGAGACTGCCCCTGTGCCTTCTGTTGAGACTGCCCCTGTGCCTTCTGTTGAGACTGCCCCTGTGCCTTCTGTTGAGACGGCCCCTGTGCCTTCTGTTGAGACMGCCCCTGTGCCTTCTGTTGAGACMGCCCCTGTGCCTTCTGTTGAGACGGCCCCTGTCGAGGAGCCTGCCCCTGCACCTCCTGCTGAAGAGATTCCTCCACCTGCCCCTGTTGAGGAGGAAGCTGcttctgcaccccctgcagctgaAGAGGCTGTCCCTGCACCTGTAGAGGAGGTTGCTGCCCCACCTCCTACAGCTGAAGAGACGGCATCTGCTCCTGTTGAGGAGGCTGCTCCTCCAGCTCCAACAGAGGAGCCATCTGTGATTGTAATAGTAACTGATG GGAAACCCAAATTTGCACCCGACCCCAAGCTAGTTGACCTGGGCCAGGTCAGCCCTGAGGATGAAGACCTGTACAACATGCGTGGATGA
- the LOC111981500 gene encoding MICOS complex subunit MIC27 isoform X2: MFSLSLNWDSKVVKLAAISAAMGMASFQVYAMSEDKTETVRLSPRELSIYAPDPPATHYMDEQPGDLQSGLGVVRVGLLPYVRAVKVGAVTVYTAGHDTYEFLRDPPPGFFPRVSVITVSGLAGLILARKGPHLMMLGVPLGMATVGMAVCYPTQTVAVVKMTGQKMYAANQYTTSYVASTFKSKPKEVTPPTVSLEKQQAPPAPIPETEIPKAKPLPEAGSSEPVMPAVDEAPPSEPGCAPVPIEESVETAPVPSVETAPVPSVETAPVPSVETAPVPSVETAPVPSVETAPVPSVETAPVEEPAPAPPAEEIPPPAPVEEEAASAPPAAEEAVPAPVEEVAAPPPTAEETASAPVEEAAPPAPTEEPSVIVIVTDGKPKFAPDPKLVDLGQVSPEDEDLYNMRG, from the exons ATGTTTTCCTTGAGTTTGAACTGGGACTCTAAG gtAGTGAAGCTGGCGGCGATCTCTGCAGCAATGGGAATGGCCTCGTTTCAAGTTTATGCCATGAGTGAGGACAAAACAGAAACRGTGCGGCTCTCCCCTAGAGAG TTGTCCATCTATGCTCCAGACCCTCCAGCAACACACTACATGGATGAGCAGCCTGGAGATCTGCAGAGTGGGCTGGGTGTGGTCCGAGTGGGGCTGCTGCCATATGTTAGAGCCGTTAAG GTTGGAGCTGTAACAGTCTATACTGCTGGACACG ATACATATGAGTTCCTGAGAGATCCTCCTCCTGGTTTCTTCCCGAGGGTCAGTGTGATCACAGTCTCTGGGTTAGCTGGTCTGATCCTGGCAAGGAAAG GGCCACATCTGATGATGTTGGGGGTTCCTCTGGGTATGGCCACTGTTGGGATGGCAGTGTGCTACCCCACTCAGACAGTGGCTGTTGTAAAG ATGACTGGGCAGAAGATGTATGCAGCCAACCAGTACACCACCTCATATGTGGCATCAACCTTTAAATCAAAGCCCAAAGAAGTAACTCCCCCAACTGTCAGTCTTGAG AAGCAGCAAGCCCCACCAGCTCCAATCCCTGAGACAGAAATACCTAAGGCAAAGCCCCTCCCTGAAGCTGGATCATCGGAACCAGTCATGCCTGCTGTTGACGAGGCTCCTCCCTCTGAACCTGGCTGTGCCCCAGTCCCCATAGAAGAGTCTGTTGAGACTGCCCCTGTGCCTTCTGTTGAGACTGCCCCTGTGCCTTCTGTTGAGACTGCCCCTGTGCCTTCTGTTGAGACGGCCCCTGTGCCTTCTGTTGAGACMGCCCCTGTGCCTTCTGTTGAGACMGCCCCTGTGCCTTCTGTTGAGACGGCCCCTGTCGAGGAGCCTGCCCCTGCACCTCCTGCTGAAGAGATTCCTCCACCTGCCCCTGTTGAGGAGGAAGCTGcttctgcaccccctgcagctgaAGAGGCTGTCCCTGCACCTGTAGAGGAGGTTGCTGCCCCACCTCCTACAGCTGAAGAGACGGCATCTGCTCCTGTTGAGGAGGCTGCTCCTCCAGCTCCAACAGAGGAGCCATCTGTGATTGTAATAGTAACTGATG GGAAACCCAAATTTGCACCCGACCCCAAGCTAGTTGACCTGGGCCAGGTCAGCCCTGAGGATGAAGACCTGTACAACATGCGTGGATGA
- the LOC111981500 gene encoding MICOS complex subunit MIC27 isoform X4 — MGMASFQVYAMSEDKTETVRLSPRELSIYAPDPPATHYMDEQPGDLQSGLGVVRVGLLPYVRAVKNAYTSVKVGAVTVYTAGHDTYEFLRDPPPGFFPRVSVITVSGLAGLILARKGPHLMMLGVPLGMATVGMAVCYPTQTVAVVKMTGQKMYAANQYTTSYVASTFKSKPKEVTPPTVSLEKQQAPPAPIPETEIPKAKPLPEAGSSEPVMPAVDEAPPSEPGCAPVPIEESVETAPVPSVETAPVPSVETAPVPSVETAPVPSVETAPVPSVETAPVPSVETAPVEEPAPAPPAEEIPPPAPVEEEAASAPPAAEEAVPAPVEEVAAPPPTAEETASAPVEEAAPPAPTEEPSVIVIVTDGKPKFAPDPKLVDLGQVSPEDEDLYNMRG; from the exons ATGGGAATGGCCTCGTTTCAAGTTTATGCCATGAGTGAGGACAAAACAGAAACRGTGCGGCTCTCCCCTAGAGAG TTGTCCATCTATGCTCCAGACCCTCCAGCAACACACTACATGGATGAGCAGCCTGGAGATCTGCAGAGTGGGCTGGGTGTGGTCCGAGTGGGGCTGCTGCCATATGTTAGAGCCGTTAAG AATGCTTATACCTCTGTCAAGGTTGGAGCTGTAACAGTCTATACTGCTGGACACG ATACATATGAGTTCCTGAGAGATCCTCCTCCTGGTTTCTTCCCGAGGGTCAGTGTGATCACAGTCTCTGGGTTAGCTGGTCTGATCCTGGCAAGGAAAG GGCCACATCTGATGATGTTGGGGGTTCCTCTGGGTATGGCCACTGTTGGGATGGCAGTGTGCTACCCCACTCAGACAGTGGCTGTTGTAAAG ATGACTGGGCAGAAGATGTATGCAGCCAACCAGTACACCACCTCATATGTGGCATCAACCTTTAAATCAAAGCCCAAAGAAGTAACTCCCCCAACTGTCAGTCTTGAG AAGCAGCAAGCCCCACCAGCTCCAATCCCTGAGACAGAAATACCTAAGGCAAAGCCCCTCCCTGAAGCTGGATCATCGGAACCAGTCATGCCTGCTGTTGACGAGGCTCCTCCCTCTGAACCTGGCTGTGCCCCAGTCCCCATAGAAGAGTCTGTTGAGACTGCCCCTGTGCCTTCTGTTGAGACTGCCCCTGTGCCTTCTGTTGAGACTGCCCCTGTGCCTTCTGTTGAGACGGCCCCTGTGCCTTCTGTTGAGACMGCCCCTGTGCCTTCTGTTGAGACMGCCCCTGTGCCTTCTGTTGAGACGGCCCCTGTCGAGGAGCCTGCCCCTGCACCTCCTGCTGAAGAGATTCCTCCACCTGCCCCTGTTGAGGAGGAAGCTGcttctgcaccccctgcagctgaAGAGGCTGTCCCTGCACCTGTAGAGGAGGTTGCTGCCCCACCTCCTACAGCTGAAGAGACGGCATCTGCTCCTGTTGAGGAGGCTGCTCCTCCAGCTCCAACAGAGGAGCCATCTGTGATTGTAATAGTAACTGATG GGAAACCCAAATTTGCACCCGACCCCAAGCTAGTTGACCTGGGCCAGGTCAGCCCTGAGGATGAAGACCTGTACAACATGCGTGGATGA